The genomic region GGTCATGGAGAGCTGGGCGGCCATCTGCGGCAGAAGCGAGGACGAACTACGGCCCCATGTTTACATTCACCGAGGGCTGGACGCCGTTCTGCATCTGTTTCAGGTAGCTTCGAGCCTGGATTCCATGGTCCTGGGCGAGCCCCAGATCCTGGGCCAGCTCAAGGAGGCCTATCGGACGGCCGTGGAGGAGCGCTGGTCCGGGGTGATCCTCAACCGGCTCATGCACAAGGCCTTTTCCGTGGCCAAGCGGGTCCGGACCGAGACGGCCATCGCCTCCAGCGCCGTGTCCATCAGCTACGCGGCCGTGGAGCTGGCCAAGCGGATCTTCGGGGATCTCTCCCGGCAGACGGTCCTCCTGGTCGGGGCCGGGGAAATGGCCGAACTGGCGGCGACCCATCTCAAGAACACGGGCATCGCCGGAATGCTCGTGGCCAACAGAACTTTGTCCAGAGGTCAAGAGTTGGCCAGGGCCTTCGGGGCCGAGGCCGTGTCCTTCGAGGGCCTGCTGGAAAGTCTGGTCCGGGCCGATATCGTCATCAGCTCCACGGGTTCGCCGGTGACGGTCATCAGGGCCCGCGACGTCCAAAAGGTCCTCAAGCAGAGGCGGAACCGGCCCATGTTTTTCATCGACATAGCCGTGCCCCGGGACATTGACCCGGACGTGAACGGTTTGGACAACGTCTATCTCTACGACATCGACGACCTCCAGGACGTGGTCCAGGAAAACCTGGCCTCCAGGCGGGAGGAGGCCTCTCGAGCCCAGGCCATCATCGAGGACGAGGTGGCCGCGTTCGAGCGCTGGCTCCGGTCCCTGGAACTCACTCCAACCATCGTGGACCTGAACCGGAAGGTCGAGGATCTGGCCGAACGCGAGATCCGCAAAACCCTGAAGTCCTTGGGCCCGGACGTGGACCCGAGGGTGGAGGAGGCCGTCCGGACCCTGGCCCTGTCCCTGGCCAAGAAAGTCTGCCATGGGCCCATGGCCTACCTCAAGCGGCAGGGGTGCGACTTTGGCGAGTCCCAGGAGGCCGTGCACCAGGTGCGGCGGATCTTCGGCCTGGACGAAGTCCGGCCCGAGGGACACGGCACGAAAACTCCGGCCGGGTAGTGCCGGCCGTGTTCGAGACTGGAAACGCGAGGGAAGCATGCGGACCTATCTGATCGAAGACCTCGGCGAGGGCGCCGTGCCCAGAATAGAGGAATGGCTGCGGGCCCATGGCTGTGGGTCCGCCATCGAAGGCTCGTTTCGGGTCGTTCTCCCCGTAGATTTGCTCGACCCGCAGCAGGCCGAGCACACCCCAAAATGCGGGGATCACTATCTGGCCCTGGAGACCGGGCCTGACTGGATCAAGCTGGAATTTCTGGTCCGCTGCCGGAACACCTTGAGCTGCCCCTGCATGCGGTACGCCGGGCCTGAGCAGGCGCGATACGGCATGGATTTTTTGGACGGGGTTCTCAAGGCCCTGGATATCCCGGCCTGAAGGCTCCAAGGTTCTCGGTGCCGAATTTCCTGTCTTTGAAGTCCTTGCCGCGAAGTGCTGCCCGGTTTTG from Deltaproteobacteria bacterium harbors:
- a CDS encoding glutamyl-tRNA reductase, producing MARGLVLVGLNHKTAPVEVRERFALSGRAPCECCLVQRGGVIREALVLSTCNRVEFLVISIGDGDVADRVMESWAAICGRSEDELRPHVYIHRGLDAVLHLFQVASSLDSMVLGEPQILGQLKEAYRTAVEERWSGVILNRLMHKAFSVAKRVRTETAIASSAVSISYAAVELAKRIFGDLSRQTVLLVGAGEMAELAATHLKNTGIAGMLVANRTLSRGQELARAFGAEAVSFEGLLESLVRADIVISSTGSPVTVIRARDVQKVLKQRRNRPMFFIDIAVPRDIDPDVNGLDNVYLYDIDDLQDVVQENLASRREEASRAQAIIEDEVAAFERWLRSLELTPTIVDLNRKVEDLAEREIRKTLKSLGPDVDPRVEEAVRTLALSLAKKVCHGPMAYLKRQGCDFGESQEAVHQVRRIFGLDEVRPEGHGTKTPAG